GAGTTACTTAGAGATGTGCCGTGAGTATAGGGCTGGTAAAATGGTGCTCTTAGCTTAATGCATAAATTAAGCGATCCATGTCCTGAACTGTATATATATTaagcaaattgagcaaatgaAGAACATGCAACGCTTATATTTTAAGCATTTTGTTAAGAAGGGCCCGGGAAGTACttgataaataactaaataaggAGTAGGACTGACCGTCCCTCTTGATATTCGCaatcaaaactttaaaaattgaaaatttcttcattaattATGCTTAACGAGTGCTTTAAGGACACTCGTTAACAAGATCCATATTATAAAGAAACAATGCGCACATAAATCACACTTGCATTAATTCTAACATGCTCATCGGAGAGATATGTGAATTGCATCTCATCGGAGAGATATGTGAATTGCATGCTATGTACTGTGCATATGGGAACCATATTGCGGTTAGCATCAAGAGAATTTTTGTACCAACCGTTGTCTCGTAACTTATAACGGCACAAAATCATTCAACCCGATTATTCGGACATCTATTTAAAGATACTCTATACAAAAAGAATGGAATTCAATGGGCGAGCTTATAGATTCATCGGGAGTCGTACTTTATGTGAAGCTTCCTGTCTACTGCAGTATACGGCTCAAGAAACTGCTACACACAGTTTAAGGTTTTGATATTTAGAAAAGCTCATGATTAACAAATGGCAAGTCACACGTAGTGATTGATTCTTACCATATTCCGGATGTGTTCTTGACTTGATTTCTGCAAGTGATTTACAAAACCATAAGATATGATCAATAAGTCAAGATTAGACTGGGAAGACAAAGGGAAGGAGAAGATTCAAGACAATACTAACCTCGGTTTCCCAAGGAAGGCATCGTTGACTTCATCACTACTTGGTCTTCCATCGAATGTTGAAAGCAAGATATACTCCTTCCCAGATGGCTGATCGACTCATGTGTACAATTCGAAGGGTAGGGGTGGGACATCCTGCAATGAAGAATTCATATGTCATTCAACTTCATTGAAAACTGCAGCAACTCCAATTTTGATTTACGCAGAGATGAAGCTCTTTGAAGCTGAGAGATATTGATGAAACTGAAATATGAAGCAAAAGCATAAGCATTCGCCTCTCGACACATATCAATGATATATGACGTAATGTTCGTCTGATTCTTGCCTCAGTGAAACAAGAATCGACGATTCTTACTTCCAACATACTACACGTTCAGGCTCAGCTACCAGGCAAACCAATAGACCTTTGAAGTTAGCCAACAATCTCCTTGAAAGAACAGATAAACAATTTCTGGAGAGTACCAATGTCTTGACATCTACACCATTGATGGATAAGATAATGTTTCGCACACCATCGAGAATCACTTTTTCATGCATCCAGAAGGAAATGCATACTTCCACACGCAACTTTCATTCTGAGAAAGCTTAGCAATTCTTCTGCGTTGTCCTTTTACTTCGGCTAGGCAAGGGGATGGAGAAAGCAGAAAAGGGAAGACCTCTGGTGGTAAAACCGGGCCACCCCCAAGGTCAAATCTTGATTGATTCTAGCTTTATTGCATGCAGATTCAATCATTCATTGTGCTCAAACAGTACTTCTGCACGGCCATGGCTCTTTAATATGAGGTATGTgtcagagagagaaaaatttacCTGAGAGCATCCATAATTGGGTATTGAGTTCCTGCATAATAGAGAAGCCGGAAGAAATAGCAATTCTCAAATGATGCAGCATACTCCAGTCTCTTGTTTCGTCCCATAGTCTTCAAAACAAGTTTTCAAGATAAAGAGAATCAGTTCAAATCTATATCCATTTTGTTTCCCCATATTAACATTGTACTTACTTGCATGATACCGCTGGAACTTGGTAAATCCTGGAGAAAAAGAGCCATGCTCATGAGAAAGAGGCAAAACATTTGTTGCAGACTCTGCTAAAACACTGGATGCAGGTCTGCAGACAAAATGTTAAGCAATGGATTAAGAATGGTAATAACATGCAAGCATTACTCTGAAGAAATTTCTCAGTTTCTTGGGGTCATtttatacaagattttggctgatttttgtttgaagaatAGCTTACCTCCGTAACTCTGTAAATCAAGGAAACCTGACTGAGAGATGATTTCTACTAGTCTGTTTTTGTACTGACCAAATAATGACCAGCTGCTGAATATGGCTGCAGCCTCACTTGTAGGACATTATCGGACAGAAACGTGGATATTTATCAACATTCATCAGCTAAATATCTCGCTAAGTGCAATTAGAGTCATAACCCAAGCAATGAAAGTGTTCAACTCAACAGAAAATTTCGGGACAAACCTTAAGCCTAGGATTGATGAGGATGACTGGACGCATACCAGCAGATTCAGTCACGCCCCTGAGATCCTGCAATCTCAAAATCAAGTGGTGCTTAACCATATAGTTGCGGCATATGTCATAAAATGGACATAATTGCGAAAGGATTAACGAAACACTTGCTATCAAGCTCTTACATCGATGATACAGTTACCCACAGCATTTTGAGGAGCCACTAAGATAAAAATGTCATCTTGCTCGTCAACCTAGATTTAAGGCTTAGTAAAGCTACACATTGTGAAATGATTGCCCAGTGAAATGGCTCTTAAAAGCGACATAAGCTAATGATAGAAATGCGGCTATGGATCAGAGGTGGAATAGCAATTTAACATCCAATGCATCTAATGCAACGACCATCTGAGCATACGAGATTGATATATGAGCCCTCTCACTATCATAAACATTTAAATTTTAAGCCCCCATGAGtcgaaaaaggaagagaacacAAGGTTGAAAGTTGAAAGTATGCACTAATCACATGTTGGGCAAAATTCCTGCATGGGGTTGGATGTCAGAGAGGAACTTGGAAGTCCCACACCATGTATACTTGGATTCTTTAGAGTCTATATATTTGGATCTCTGCAAGTATTATGACAACCACCACCTTGTCCGCCAATGACCAAAGAGAGAAGTAGTCAATTGTATGATCACCTATTTTAGATAAACTCAATTTCCCCGACCATATACCTATAGATCCAATCTTGACAAAGGTTCCTAATGCACCGTGATCTCCCCAATCTATGAACTCCAATATCTTGCGACTACCAGCAAGCTGCAGTCGCATTCCATTAAGAGTACCTTCTCCCATGGACGCTTGAACACAAACCTGCATGAGATGATTTTCTAACAAATATGAATATAAACGGGTAACCAACACCAAATCTTACTACAGGAGAGGCAAAAGAACTAAGTCAGATTTACCTTAACACGTTTTCCATCAATGAAAGAGCAGTAACTCTGACAAGTTCCATCAGAGTACCTATTCTATAAACATCCTGTCCAGATTGCATCACTAAAATATGGTTAAATTCCTATTATCTGTTTGACGAAGGACCAAATGTTCTCATACAATCATCTTACCATTTCTTGGTTTAGCTCTGGGATATTGATTTCTACCTGAAATGTTCACGAGAAGAGCAGCATGAGTTTGGCTTTGGGAGTAACATGCATATGTTGATGAGGAAAACTGTAATAAGATGAAACAGGGTAAATCTGTTCGAGTAGGAAGTTCCCCTTAAATTTCCAGCTTTGGATTCTTTCTTTATCAGTAAAAAGAGGATCAGCTTGATTTTAAGTATTTGGAAGTCATGATTGTGGAActataaaaacaaacaaaggtATAAACTTAAGGATATCTAAGGCCCTATTTGTTAACGTTCTttatttctgtttatgaacaaattttctgttttttcgttctagggaataaaaaagaacagaaacgcgtttgtttttttgttccaaatctatttttttgttctcaggaacacatttggaacgaaaacaagaaaaaaaaaaacgcgttcttgtttctgaacaatttttgagaacaaattttctctctcctctctttttcttctcttttttttttttttttctttggccggtcgtcggcctcggccatggccgtcGACCGGCGGTCGAGGGCCCgcaacctcgccggagcatTGTCGGCCCCCgtcgaggccgagcgtcgccggccccggcgaggctcggccttgccttggtgggcgagctcgggcttgccCCCAGATTCtcgcgagcttgagctcgcccaaccaccgacgaggctcggcctcgccgggccaccgccatgCCCGCAAGCCTCatcggtggctgggcgagcttgggctcgccggtggctaggcaagctcgggctcacccggatcgggcgagcctcgagctcgcccggccaagcgaggtcgagcctcgccaacgTGGGGCaaggttgggcgaggctcggcctcgccgggccggcgagcctcgccgtggctgggtgaggccgcccctcgtcggccggtcgccgcccatggccgaggccgcgaccggccaaaagaagaaaaaataaaaataaaaagaaagaaaataagaaaaagaaaataaaaatattaaaaaaaaaaaaaaaaaaaaaac
This genomic stretch from Eucalyptus grandis isolate ANBG69807.140 chromosome 3, ASM1654582v1, whole genome shotgun sequence harbors:
- the LOC104438856 gene encoding adenylate kinase 5, chloroplastic-like — encoded protein: MGEGALAGMPLQLAGSCKILEFMDWGDHGALGTFVKIGSIGAKEVDEQDDIFILVAPQNAVGNCIIDDLRGVTESAGMRPVILINPRLKTMGRNKRLEYAASFENCYFFRLLYYAGTQYPIMDALRMSHPYPSNCTHESISHLGRSISCFQHSMEDQVVMKSTMPSLGNREIKSRTHPEYAVS